A section of the Schistosoma haematobium chromosome ZW, whole genome shotgun sequence genome encodes:
- the TTC4_1 gene encoding Tetratricopeptide repeat protein 4 (EggNog:ENOG410V55E~COG:O): MSVAKNSLDNTGNSNDAIDWDDMVYHPAFGVDIDPKAGLHPATEALQALKYESEDPDANARSYKEEGNYYYKGKDFSKAILSYTGGLRAKSSDRKLNAILYTNRAVCHFYLKNYRSCIRDCKSAVSLSPDYVKAYVKGIEACLALSRIDEALELSSTGLNILPSSPELLEVQYKVLKKQMELDKEVEQRSKLDCRKENDTNTEYEILKSRGIDVNLKLKPIDMPEVGCSTFYVDSLGKFHWPILFMYPEFGQTDFLRDVIESSMIIDCLKLVFDVNQPPPPWDPKRLYSLEDDAIEVYFEHDIMKKFILCSPQCTIKKLTKQNGFSVGRDLLIILHVISKRSTHFYSSWKDEKI; encoded by the exons ATGAGTGTGGCCAAGAATTCACTGGATAACACGGGAAATTCCAATGATGCTATCGATTGGGAT GATATGGTTTATCATCCAGCATTCGGAGTAGATATTGATCCCAAAGCAGGCTTACATCCAGCTACTGAAGCTTTGCAAGCACTGAAATATGAATCAGAAGATCCAGATG cTAATGCTCGTAGTTACAAAGAAGaaggaaattattattataagggAAAAGACTTTTCTAAAGCGATATTGTCTTATACAGGTGGCCTACGTGCAAAGTCATCAGATCGTAAATTAAATGCAATACTATATACCAATAGAGCAGTATGCCATTTCTATCTAA AGAATTACCGATCATGTATTCGTGATTGTAAGTCTGCTGTCAGTTTGTCACCGGATTATGTTAAAGCTTATGTAAAAG GAATTGAGGCTTGCCTAGCACTTTCAAGAATTGATGAAGCTTTAGAATTGTCATCAACCGGCTTAAATATATTGCCTTCTTCTCCTGAATTACTTGAAGTACAGTATAAGGTTCTTAAAAAGCAAATGGAATTAGATAAGGAGGTTGAACAGCGATCAAAATTGGATtgtagaaaagaaaatgatacGAATACTGAATATGAGATTTTAAAG TCACGTGGAATCGATGTTAATCTCAAATTAAAACCTATTGATATGCCAGAAGTGGGTTGTTCCACATTTTATGTGGATTCATTGGGTAAATTTCACTGGCCTATTCTTTTTATGTATCCTGAATTCGGACAAACTGATTTCCTCCGTGATGTAATTGAATCAAGCAT GATCATTGATTGTTTAAAGTTAGTTTTTGATGTGAATCAGCCTCCTCCACCGTGGGATCCGAAGCGCCTATACTCCCTTGAAGATGATGCTATAGAG GTTTATTTTGAACATGATATAATGAAAAAGTTTATTCTTTGTTCACCGCAATGTACGATCAAAAAACTAACTAAACAAAATGG
- the TTC4_1 gene encoding Tetratricopeptide repeat protein 4, variant 3 (EggNog:ENOG410V55E~COG:O) gives MTMSVAKNSLDNTGNSNDAIDWDDMVYHPAFGVDIDPKAGLHPATEALQALKYESEDPDANARSYKEEGNYYYKGKDFSKAILSYTGGLRAKSSDRKLNAILYTNRAVCHFYLKNYRSCIRDCKSAVSLSPDYVKAYVKGIEACLALSRIDEALELSSTGLNILPSSPELLEVQYKVLKKQMELDKEVEQRSKLDCRKENDTNTEYEILKSRGIDVNLKLKPIDMPEVGCSTFYVDSLGKFHWPILFMYPEFGQTDFLRDVIESSMIIDCLKLVFDVNQPPPPWDPKRLYSLEDDAIEVYFEHDIMKKFILCSPQCTIKKLTKQNGFSVGRDLLIILHVISKRSTHFYSSWKDEKI, from the exons atgac AATGAGTGTGGCCAAGAATTCACTGGATAACACGGGAAATTCCAATGATGCTATCGATTGGGAT GATATGGTTTATCATCCAGCATTCGGAGTAGATATTGATCCCAAAGCAGGCTTACATCCAGCTACTGAAGCTTTGCAAGCACTGAAATATGAATCAGAAGATCCAGATG cTAATGCTCGTAGTTACAAAGAAGaaggaaattattattataagggAAAAGACTTTTCTAAAGCGATATTGTCTTATACAGGTGGCCTACGTGCAAAGTCATCAGATCGTAAATTAAATGCAATACTATATACCAATAGAGCAGTATGCCATTTCTATCTAA AGAATTACCGATCATGTATTCGTGATTGTAAGTCTGCTGTCAGTTTGTCACCGGATTATGTTAAAGCTTATGTAAAAG GAATTGAGGCTTGCCTAGCACTTTCAAGAATTGATGAAGCTTTAGAATTGTCATCAACCGGCTTAAATATATTGCCTTCTTCTCCTGAATTACTTGAAGTACAGTATAAGGTTCTTAAAAAGCAAATGGAATTAGATAAGGAGGTTGAACAGCGATCAAAATTGGATtgtagaaaagaaaatgatacGAATACTGAATATGAGATTTTAAAG TCACGTGGAATCGATGTTAATCTCAAATTAAAACCTATTGATATGCCAGAAGTGGGTTGTTCCACATTTTATGTGGATTCATTGGGTAAATTTCACTGGCCTATTCTTTTTATGTATCCTGAATTCGGACAAACTGATTTCCTCCGTGATGTAATTGAATCAAGCAT GATCATTGATTGTTTAAAGTTAGTTTTTGATGTGAATCAGCCTCCTCCACCGTGGGATCCGAAGCGCCTATACTCCCTTGAAGATGATGCTATAGAG GTTTATTTTGAACATGATATAATGAAAAAGTTTATTCTTTGTTCACCGCAATGTACGATCAAAAAACTAACTAAACAAAATGG